A window of Pseudomonas monteilii contains these coding sequences:
- a CDS encoding gamma-carboxygeranoyl-CoA hydratase (catalyzes the hydration of gamma-carboxygeranoyl-CoA to 3-hydroxy-gamma-carboxygeranoyl-CoA) translates to MNDFDTVELVSDPRGFATLWLSREDKHNAFNAQMIRELIMAIAQVGDDPSLRFLILRGRGKHFSAGADLAWMQASADLDFNTNLDDARELAELMYGLARLKLPTLAVVHGAAFGGALGLISACDMALGTEDAQLCLSEVRIGLVPAVISPFVVKAIGERATRRYALTAERFDAHEARTLGLFADTCPREALEQRLEGWIDTLLLNSPQAMRACKDLLREVESADLTPALRRHCENAIARVRVSPQGQEGLRAFLEKRRPDWQTPAEARP, encoded by the coding sequence ATGAACGACTTCGACACCGTGGAACTGGTCAGCGACCCCCGTGGCTTTGCCACCCTGTGGCTGAGCCGGGAAGACAAGCACAACGCGTTCAATGCGCAGATGATCCGCGAACTGATCATGGCCATCGCCCAGGTCGGCGATGACCCGAGCCTGCGCTTTCTGATCCTGCGCGGGCGCGGCAAGCACTTCAGTGCCGGCGCCGACCTGGCCTGGATGCAGGCCTCGGCGGACCTGGACTTCAACACCAACCTGGACGACGCCCGGGAGCTGGCCGAGCTGATGTACGGCCTGGCCCGTCTCAAGCTGCCGACCCTGGCCGTGGTGCACGGCGCGGCGTTCGGGGGTGCGCTGGGATTGATCAGTGCCTGCGACATGGCCCTGGGCACCGAGGATGCGCAGCTGTGCCTGTCGGAGGTGCGCATCGGTCTGGTGCCGGCCGTCATCAGCCCCTTCGTGGTCAAGGCCATCGGTGAACGGGCGACCCGTCGCTATGCCTTGACCGCCGAGCGGTTCGACGCGCACGAGGCACGCACGCTGGGGCTGTTCGCCGACACCTGCCCGCGGGAGGCGCTGGAGCAGCGTCTCGAGGGCTGGATCGATACCTTGCTGCTCAACAGCCCGCAGGCCATGCGCGCCTGCAAGGACCTGCTGCGCGAGGTGGAGTCGGCCGACCTGACCCCGGCCCTGCGCCGGCACTGCGAGAACGCCATCGCCCGGGTCCGGGTCAGCCCGCAGGGTCAGGAAGGGCTGCGCGCCTTCCTGGAGAAACGCCGTCCCGACTGGCAGACCCCTGCGGAGGCACGCCCATGA
- a CDS encoding 3-methylcrotonyl-CoA carboxylase, with protein sequence MTRPTLTRLLIANRGEIACRIMRTAKAMGLTTIAVHSAVDRDARHAREADLCVDLGGTKATENYLDIDRLLQAARASAAEAIHPGYGFLSENAAFARAVEQAGLIWLGPPSSAIEAMGSKSAAKALMHAAGVPLVPGYHGDDQGFERFRQAAHEIGYPVLLKASAGGGGKGMKVVEREADLAEALASAQREAQASFGEARVLLERYVLDPRHVEIQVFADQHGHCLYLNERDCSIQRRHQKVVEEAPAPGLDARLRQAMGEAAVRAAQAIGYVGAGTVEFLLDAQGAFYFMEMNTRLQVEHPVTEAITGLDLVDWQIRVARGEPLPLEQADVPLKGHAIEVRLYAEDPAHDFLPATGTLALYREPAPGIGRRVDSGVEQGDTVSPYYDPMLGKLIAWGTDREQARLRLLAMLDELMIAGVRTNARFLRTILAHPAFAAGELDTGFIPRFHEALLHEAPPLDARFWAVAARAWLDTSPASIDESDPWSPWARSDGLRLGAPGIACLTLTCEGQTQTVRLDPCPSPGGSFVEGSLEVEHGSVRTRHAAFRQGDTLYLQWQGECRTVRLHEAHAEHESRTQGSLVAPMNGSIVRVMTQVGDWVEAGSALVIVEAMKMEHSVRAPFAGTVTALPCSEGDMVSEGAVLVALEPPAEAALPETTST encoded by the coding sequence ATGACCCGCCCTACCCTGACCCGCCTGCTGATCGCCAACCGTGGCGAGATCGCCTGCCGCATCATGCGCACCGCCAAGGCCATGGGCCTGACCACCATCGCCGTGCACAGCGCCGTCGACCGCGACGCGCGCCACGCTCGCGAAGCCGACCTGTGCGTCGACCTGGGCGGCACCAAGGCCACCGAGAACTACCTGGACATCGACCGCCTGTTGCAGGCCGCACGCGCCAGTGCCGCCGAGGCGATCCACCCCGGCTACGGGTTCCTGTCGGAAAACGCCGCGTTCGCTCGGGCTGTCGAACAGGCCGGGCTGATCTGGCTCGGGCCACCGTCGAGCGCCATCGAAGCGATGGGCAGCAAGTCAGCGGCCAAGGCCTTGATGCACGCGGCGGGTGTGCCGTTGGTACCGGGGTATCACGGCGACGACCAGGGTTTCGAGCGGTTTCGCCAGGCCGCGCACGAAATCGGTTACCCGGTCCTGCTCAAGGCCAGCGCCGGCGGGGGTGGCAAGGGCATGAAAGTGGTCGAGCGCGAGGCGGACCTGGCCGAGGCCCTGGCGTCGGCGCAGCGTGAGGCCCAGGCGTCGTTCGGTGAGGCGCGCGTGTTGCTCGAACGCTACGTGCTCGATCCACGGCACGTGGAGATCCAGGTGTTCGCCGACCAGCATGGGCACTGCCTGTACCTCAACGAACGTGACTGCTCGATCCAGCGGCGCCACCAGAAAGTCGTCGAAGAGGCACCGGCACCCGGCCTGGACGCCCGCCTGCGCCAGGCCATGGGCGAGGCGGCCGTGCGCGCGGCGCAGGCGATCGGCTATGTCGGTGCCGGCACGGTCGAGTTCCTGCTCGATGCCCAAGGCGCGTTCTACTTCATGGAGATGAACACCCGCCTGCAGGTGGAGCACCCGGTCACCGAAGCCATCACCGGCCTTGACCTGGTGGACTGGCAGATCCGCGTGGCGCGTGGTGAGCCGCTGCCGCTCGAGCAAGCCGACGTTCCGCTCAAGGGCCACGCCATCGAGGTACGGCTGTACGCCGAGGACCCCGCCCATGACTTCCTGCCCGCCACCGGCACCCTGGCACTCTACCGAGAGCCGGCGCCAGGTATCGGTCGACGGGTCGACAGCGGTGTCGAACAGGGCGACACGGTCTCACCCTATTACGACCCCATGCTCGGCAAGCTCATCGCCTGGGGCACCGACCGCGAGCAGGCGCGACTGCGACTGCTGGCAATGCTCGACGAGTTGATGATCGCCGGTGTGCGCACCAATGCACGGTTTCTGCGAACCATCCTGGCGCACCCGGCGTTCGCGGCAGGCGAACTGGACACTGGCTTCATCCCCCGCTTCCACGAGGCCCTGCTGCACGAGGCGCCGCCGCTGGACGCGCGCTTCTGGGCCGTCGCCGCCCGGGCCTGGCTGGACACCTCCCCTGCCTCCATCGATGAGAGCGATCCTTGGAGTCCCTGGGCGCGTAGCGATGGATTGCGCCTGGGCGCGCCAGGCATCGCCTGTTTGACGCTGACCTGCGAAGGTCAGACCCAGACCGTCAGGCTCGACCCTTGCCCGTCACCGGGTGGGTCGTTCGTCGAAGGCAGTCTGGAGGTCGAGCACGGGAGCGTCCGCACACGGCATGCGGCGTTCCGCCAAGGCGATACGCTTTACCTGCAGTGGCAGGGCGAATGCCGAACGGTGCGCCTTCACGAGGCTCACGCCGAGCACGAGTCCCGGACGCAGGGCAGCCTGGTCGCGCCCATGAACGGCAGTATCGTGCGGGTCATGACCCAGGTCGGCGACTGGGTCGAGGCTGGCAGTGCGCTGGTGATCGTCGAAGCGATGAAGATGGAGCACAGCGTGCGCGCGCCTTTCGCGGGCACGGTGACCGCCTTGCCGTGCAGCGAAGGCGACATGGTCAGTGAAGGCGCGGTACTGGTGGCGCTGGAGCCGCCTGCAGAGGCGGCACTGCCTGAAACGACCTCGACATGA
- a CDS encoding Cro/Cl family transcriptional regulator, translating into MCIERPWAARIVPAMEKWIALVKAKMRELDITQEKLAERVGVTQGAVGHWLRRERQPKLDMMNAVLEALGMPHLQVRLHIVPHGEHIAEQVTAYGTGADETLSALGDPTGFRYPVLAWLELDGERSTDSLVHQLSDYQAHGKAFWLRVESDAMNAPSGLSVPEGMLILVDPGVPAAPGRLIIARQPGVGTVFRQWVEEGGLRYLRPLNPMYPTVACDPALEILGVVMRAHARF; encoded by the coding sequence ATGTGTATTGAGCGCCCATGGGCAGCCCGTATCGTGCCTGCCATGGAAAAATGGATCGCCTTGGTCAAGGCCAAGATGCGTGAGCTCGACATCACGCAAGAAAAACTCGCCGAGCGTGTGGGCGTCACCCAAGGTGCGGTCGGACACTGGCTGCGTCGTGAACGGCAACCCAAGCTCGACATGATGAACGCGGTGCTCGAGGCGTTGGGCATGCCGCACCTGCAGGTGCGCCTGCACATCGTCCCGCACGGGGAGCACATCGCCGAGCAGGTGACGGCCTACGGTACGGGTGCAGACGAGACCCTGAGCGCGCTGGGCGACCCGACGGGCTTTCGCTACCCGGTACTGGCCTGGCTGGAACTTGACGGCGAGCGCTCGACCGACAGCCTCGTCCATCAACTGTCCGACTATCAGGCCCATGGCAAGGCCTTCTGGCTGCGGGTAGAGAGCGATGCGATGAATGCGCCGAGCGGACTCAGCGTGCCGGAAGGCATGCTGATCCTGGTCGATCCGGGCGTGCCGGCGGCTCCAGGGCGCTTGATCATCGCCCGCCAGCCGGGTGTCGGCACGGTGTTCCGGCAATGGGTCGAGGAGGGCGGTCTACGCTACCTGCGCCCGCTCAACCCCATGTACCCCACGGTGGCCTGCGACCCGGCACTGGAGATCCTGGGCGTGGTCATGCGCGCCCACGCCCGCTTCTGA
- a CDS encoding RNA polymerase subunit sigma-70, protein MTRLLASPRPEPYTAAFSAEAACVHHFTHLPRRVQQVWLLGGLDGLDFRQIGERLGLSVQDVEHLMHQALRGTWPARDPATRCAGRWYVRLQSPLVTACERIDFRRWLDAHPDHLHAFHATELQWRSLTACAGQLGASGWYRHGRAALSFSGCSLAIGLSLAAVLALGYWA, encoded by the coding sequence ATGACCCGTCTTCTGGCATCCCCTCGTCCTGAACCGTACACCGCCGCCTTTTCCGCAGAGGCCGCGTGCGTGCACCACTTCACGCACTTGCCACGACGGGTGCAGCAGGTCTGGCTGCTCGGTGGCCTGGACGGCCTGGATTTTCGCCAGATCGGCGAACGCCTCGGCCTGTCGGTGCAGGACGTCGAGCACCTGATGCACCAGGCCCTGCGCGGCACCTGGCCGGCACGCGACCCGGCCACACGCTGCGCAGGTCGATGGTACGTACGGCTGCAGAGCCCGCTGGTCACCGCCTGCGAACGTATCGACTTTCGCCGCTGGCTGGATGCGCATCCCGATCACCTGCACGCGTTTCACGCCACTGAGTTGCAATGGCGCAGCCTGACAGCCTGCGCCGGGCAGCTCGGCGCCTCGGGCTGGTACCGGCACGGCCGTGCCGCCCTCTCCTTCAGTGGCTGCTCGCTGGCCATCGGCCTGAGCCTGGCCGCCGTGCTGGCGCTCGGTTATTGGGCCTGA
- a CDS encoding LysR family transcriptional regulator, whose amino-acid sequence MSERIPALQALRAFEVAARHGSFTRAAEQLCISQGAVSQHVKTVEAMFACALFERRGPKLTLTEHGRSLATQLGAGFTLIEEACAVLKRAHHDIRLKAPSTLSVRWLLRTLDLFRQQREGFAVHLASVWMDIDQVDFQREPYDCALLLGNAQRRAGLDSTLLFDEWLAPVCSPDYPIATHLGLTALNQCQLLHPSLDRRDWRRWLAAMGRPDVEITRGQVFDTLDQGISAAVQGLGVSVVDLTLAGEELLSGRLVMPFRQAVATGDGYWMHWPDNSPRRAVLQRLCDFLQQHPPAQFTDGVEWLGGQGMPG is encoded by the coding sequence ATGTCAGAACGTATCCCAGCCCTGCAAGCCCTGCGCGCCTTCGAAGTCGCGGCGCGCCATGGCTCGTTCACCCGCGCCGCCGAGCAGCTCTGCATCAGCCAAGGGGCGGTCAGCCAACACGTCAAGACCGTGGAGGCGATGTTCGCGTGTGCGCTGTTCGAGCGCCGCGGGCCGAAATTGACGCTGACCGAGCATGGCCGTTCGCTGGCCACGCAATTGGGCGCCGGTTTCACCTTGATCGAAGAGGCCTGCGCGGTACTCAAGCGAGCGCACCACGACATCCGGCTCAAGGCGCCGTCGACCTTGAGCGTGCGCTGGCTGTTGCGCACGCTGGACCTGTTCCGGCAGCAGCGGGAAGGATTCGCCGTGCACCTGGCGAGCGTCTGGATGGACATCGACCAGGTGGATTTCCAGCGCGAGCCGTACGATTGCGCCCTCCTGCTGGGCAACGCTCAACGCCGCGCTGGCCTCGACAGCACCCTGTTGTTCGACGAATGGCTGGCGCCGGTCTGCAGCCCCGATTACCCCATCGCGACCCACCTGGGCCTGACCGCCTTGAACCAGTGTCAGTTGCTCCACCCATCGCTCGACCGGCGCGACTGGCGACGCTGGCTGGCTGCCATGGGGCGCCCGGATGTCGAGATCACCCGTGGGCAAGTCTTCGACACGCTCGATCAAGGCATCAGCGCCGCCGTGCAGGGCCTTGGCGTGTCGGTGGTGGACCTGACGCTGGCGGGCGAGGAACTGCTCAGCGGTCGCCTGGTGATGCCTTTCCGCCAGGCCGTGGCCACTGGGGATGGTTATTGGATGCACTGGCCAGACAACAGCCCCAGGCGTGCCGTGCTCCAGCGATTGTGCGACTTCCTGCAGCAGCACCCGCCGGCACAGTTCACCGACGGGGTCGAGTGGCTGGGTGGTCAAGGCATGCCTGGTTAA